The DNA region ATTCCCCGCAGCGATCGCACCGGCGCGTCGCCGTACGCGAGCCGGCCGTACCAGCGTGGGGTCGCGGCGGTGAGGATCATCCTTGCGCTCCTGCCGGCCAGCAGGCGGTCCCACCAGGGCCCCTTCTCATGGAACTTGAACGCGAAGCCCGGCAGGAGGGTACGGTCAAAGAATCCCTTGAGTTGCGCCGGCGTCGAACCCCACCAAACGGGGTACACAACCACCAGGTGCTCGCACCAAGCGATGTCTTCTTGGGCCTGGGCTAAGCACGCCTCGAGCGGCTGGTTGCGGTCGTACCCGCGGTGCAGCGTCGCGTCGAAGTCCAGCTCGCGCACCGCGATCCGGCGCGTTTCGTGGCC from Pirellulimonas nuda includes:
- a CDS encoding NAD(P)H-dependent oxidoreductase produces the protein MRITILDGHPSASSFCAALARQYEDGAADAGHETRRIAVRELDFDATLHRGYDRNQPLEACLAQAQEDIAWCEHLVVVYPVWWGSTPAQLKGFFDRTLLPGFAFKFHEKGPWWDRLLAGRSARMILTAATPRWYGRLAYGDAPVRSLRGMVLGFCGFKPIRVAYFGMAEAVSDHRREGWLAKVHKMGAAGR